One Obesumbacterium proteus DNA window includes the following coding sequences:
- a CDS encoding DUF1345 domain-containing protein: MSFISIKHYLQVRPRLLFAILAGFLTYLFLPTHLTLTHRLLISWNIAAWFYLFLVWALMMFSGKKRIVEIARAQDESASQVLFLICMTCIVSISVIFLELGTLKNLTGMGKTLHLALTGSTLFVSWALLPTAFTMHYAHLFYRYSNASEKVLIFPGNTEKPEYWDFLYYSFTIAVACQTADVETGTTNIRRFTLLQSVLSFLFNLAILGLSVNIAAGLIS, encoded by the coding sequence ATGTCATTTATTTCTATCAAACACTACCTACAAGTCAGGCCTCGCTTGCTGTTTGCTATTCTAGCTGGATTTTTAACATATCTTTTTTTACCCACCCACCTTACGCTCACACACCGTTTGCTTATTAGCTGGAATATTGCCGCATGGTTTTACCTATTCTTGGTGTGGGCGCTGATGATGTTTTCTGGCAAAAAACGAATAGTAGAAATTGCCCGCGCACAGGATGAAAGTGCTTCACAGGTTTTATTTTTAATCTGTATGACCTGCATAGTCAGCATCAGCGTTATTTTTCTTGAACTAGGTACGCTTAAAAATCTAACGGGTATGGGTAAAACATTGCATTTAGCGCTCACAGGCAGCACGCTATTTGTTTCGTGGGCGTTATTACCCACCGCTTTTACTATGCACTATGCGCACCTATTTTACCGCTATAGCAATGCCTCAGAAAAAGTACTTATTTTTCCAGGGAATACCGAAAAGCCAGAGTACTGGGATTTCCTTTATTACTCTTTCACTATCGCGGTGGCTTGCCAAACGGCAGATGTTGAAACCGGTACAACAAACATACGTCGGTTCACGCTCTTACAATCGGTGCTATCATTTCTTTTTAATTTGGCAATTTTGGGGTTATCGGTAAATATCGCGGCAGGGTTAATAAGCTAA
- a CDS encoding transketolase family protein, with protein sequence MSYEYLPLKKDKVEMRKVYAQAMRDQFIANSPVIALEADLMSSMAMDSVHRDFPHQVINCGIMEANVIGTAAGLSLAGRVPFVHTFTAFASRRCFDQLFMSVDYQKNNVKVIASDAGVSACHNGGTHMSFEDMGIVRGLAHSVVMEMTDATMFQNILRQLVDIKGFHWVRTIRKQAYTIYPDGTEFTIGKGKVLQDGKDITLIANGIMVAEALQAAQMLAQQGYSAAVIDMFTLKPIDKELIIKYAAKTGRIVTCENHSIHNGLGSAVAEVLVENHPVPMRRVGIKERYGQVGTQDFLMQEYELTAEDIVKQAMGLLTDHSVKP encoded by the coding sequence ATGAGCTATGAATACCTGCCGTTAAAGAAAGACAAAGTGGAAATGCGCAAGGTGTATGCCCAAGCGATGCGCGATCAGTTCATCGCTAATTCGCCGGTGATAGCCTTAGAGGCTGATTTGATGAGCTCTATGGCCATGGACAGCGTTCACCGTGATTTTCCCCATCAGGTTATTAACTGCGGAATTATGGAGGCCAACGTTATCGGTACTGCGGCGGGGCTCTCTTTAGCCGGACGCGTTCCGTTTGTGCATACCTTTACCGCTTTCGCCAGTCGCCGCTGTTTTGATCAGCTGTTTATGTCGGTTGATTACCAAAAGAATAATGTGAAGGTGATCGCATCAGACGCTGGCGTTAGCGCTTGTCATAACGGTGGAACCCATATGTCGTTTGAAGACATGGGGATCGTGCGTGGTCTTGCTCACTCTGTGGTGATGGAGATGACGGATGCCACGATGTTCCAAAACATTCTGCGCCAGCTGGTAGATATAAAAGGTTTCCATTGGGTGAGAACCATCCGTAAGCAGGCGTACACGATTTATCCTGACGGTACAGAATTCACCATTGGTAAAGGCAAGGTTTTACAAGATGGCAAAGACATCACGCTGATCGCCAATGGGATTATGGTGGCTGAGGCTCTGCAAGCCGCACAAATGCTTGCCCAGCAAGGTTACAGCGCAGCGGTTATCGACATGTTTACGCTTAAGCCTATCGATAAAGAGCTAATTATTAAATACGCCGCGAAAACAGGGCGAATCGTGACCTGTGAAAACCATAGTATTCACAACGGGCTTGGCTCGGCCGTGGCAGAAGTGCTGGTGGAAAATCATCCGGTGCCGATGCGGCGCGTAGGAATTAAAGAACGCTATGGTCAGGTAGGAACGCAGGATTTCCTAATGCAGGAATATGAACTAACGGCAGAAGACATTGTGAAACAGGCGATGGGATTGCTGACGGATCATTCTGTTAAACCGTAG
- a CDS encoding transketolase yields MLNLKEVQRYATEIRVETLKALTNLGFGHYGGSMSVVETLAVLYGAVMKVDPAQPQWPERDNFVLSKGHAGPALYSALALKGYFPREELATLNENGTHFPSHPDRLLTRGVDATTGSLGQGVSIATGMALAHHLAGRKNRVFCILGDGELNEGQCWEAFQFIAHHNLNNLTLFIDYNKQQLDGTLDEVIKPFDLNAKFSAFGFDVLSVKGDDIAAIYEAIAPVRSGEQRPRVVLLDSIKGQGVPYIEQLPNSHHLRLTDDIKAEMQQAIATLEATL; encoded by the coding sequence ATGCTTAACCTGAAAGAGGTTCAACGCTACGCAACAGAAATTCGCGTAGAAACCTTAAAAGCGTTAACGAATCTGGGCTTTGGTCACTACGGTGGCTCAATGTCGGTGGTTGAAACGCTGGCGGTGCTGTATGGGGCAGTGATGAAGGTTGATCCTGCCCAGCCACAATGGCCAGAGCGCGATAATTTTGTGTTGTCAAAAGGCCATGCGGGGCCCGCGCTTTATAGCGCTTTGGCGTTAAAAGGTTATTTCCCACGCGAAGAGTTAGCCACGCTAAACGAAAACGGAACCCATTTCCCCAGCCATCCTGACCGCTTGTTAACTCGTGGCGTCGATGCGACAACCGGCTCGTTAGGGCAAGGTGTTTCAATTGCGACAGGGATGGCGCTGGCACATCATCTGGCAGGGCGTAAAAACCGCGTATTCTGCATTTTGGGCGATGGCGAACTGAATGAAGGTCAGTGCTGGGAAGCCTTCCAGTTCATTGCTCACCATAACCTGAACAACTTGACGCTGTTTATTGATTACAACAAGCAGCAGCTGGATGGCACCTTAGATGAGGTCATCAAGCCATTCGATCTCAACGCGAAATTTAGCGCATTTGGTTTCGATGTCCTCAGCGTGAAAGGCGATGACATTGCCGCTATTTACGAGGCTATTGCGCCAGTTCGAAGTGGTGAACAGCGTCCGCGAGTGGTGCTTCTCGACAGCATCAAAGGTCAGGGTGTTCCCTATATTGAGCAACTGCCCAATTCACATCACCTGCGCTTAACTGACGATATAAAAGCCGAAATGCAGCAAGCGATCGCAACACTGGAGGCAACTCTATGA